GAATGCAAAGATAGAGAAACGAGAGAATTAAATACTTTGCAGCAGAGTCATTTTCGATCTGTTTCTTCATTTGCTTTCATAGCCTCGGCCTCTGTGAGGATGGTGGCCAGATCGAGCGATGCACCAGAATTCATTTTAACTTTTGATTATCGTCCTTGTCTCTGTGAAGTTCTGGTTTCTGTGAGGATTTTCCTGTCTCAACTTCTACAACAAGGATGGACCACTTTTCTTCTATGACCTgcagcctgtggctctgtcagccATTGAGTGGTGCAGGACTGCTGCTCTGTTTCTTCATGAGGAGGAGTGAGGGTGCACCTTGGCAGGTGTCCTTTTCCCTGATGATGTCTAAGGAGGACGAGGCAGCTCCAGCTGCACCGATGGGTTGGTTTACCACTGGTACTGCCAGTTCAGGGGACAAGGTAGCTGATGTCACCTCcctcaactgaagaacaggatctGACATGGGACTATGACCAGGAATTACTGGTTTGAGACTCTGTGATCACACTAGGTATGGATTTTGACACAGTTGGTTCAAGGTGTTCAAACTTTTTCTTAACACCCTGATAAGACAGGCAGTTGTACCTCCCAGTATCAAGTAAGAGTTTTATTGTGGCTTTTAAGAACTGGAAATGTGGGCAAGTGGAATGCAGACCAATGGTAACTTGTCAGTTTTTATGTTTTCAGCCATTCCTTATTTGCTTCTATATTCTTGGATATGTGATCCATCTGTGCAAGTAAATGAAAAGCTGTTTGTGTTGTACTATATGCATTTCACTTCTTTTCATTTGTGATGCATCTTCAGTGGAGGGcattacatgtttgttttatataataaTTAGATTATGTGATGTCTAGAGATATATTACGGTATTACAGTTTTTTGTTATTCTCTCATTAGGTAAGGAACAGCTATTTCGGTGCGAGTCTcaagagaataaaattacatttggttttatttacaattttgtgaTTTTATTAATCCACACTGGTCATGTTAGAGTTGTGCTTAGCTGCCCCTCTTACACTAGGATGCCAGATTTTTGGCATTTGCTaaatatgtttcaaattaacatttCGCTTTAGCTGATTTGGTAATTTATTACTTTCCTGTTCATTGGAAGGGCTCTATGCAAGTATAGCTTTCCTGCAATGTTAGGagttttatgttttaattgttcATTCTAATATCTgtatgtactctctctctctctctctctctctctctctctctctctctctctctctctctccctctagatGAATGAAAAACACACAGTGACAGTTTACAACAGTATATGCAGTAAACACACACAACCAATACACAGTGAACGTGAAGCGTTCAAttgaaatgtatttgaaaaatgcAAAAATCAGACATCCTGATGCACGAAGGCCAACTAAGTAAAACTCCATGACAACACATAGGCCTACGGATTAACAAGGTCACAAAATCATAAGAAGGACAAAATCTTAATTTAAACTTTCAAAACTTGTATCACAAAATTCGTTCCTTGCATAAaaaggaccaaaaaaaaaaaaactgcaataacATATCTGTAATCATTATATAACACCATTATTATAAAGATACAGCAAACATGTAATATGAGCAACTGAAGATGttacacaaataaaaagaagaTAAATGCACATGGCACAAAACAATCAGTATTCAATTTAGTTGCATAGATAGACCATATCTCCAATACCAATGTTCACTTGTTTACAAATAGTTTCATTTTACCCACTCAGTAATTTACAGGACCTTGTTGCATAGTGTTATACTGTAGGACAAAATCTAAAACACACAATCCAACAACCATTGCTACCACAGAAATACAGCAAGTTCACTTAAGTTGCTGCTTGATTCtgtttaagttttatttattttgaagaagTATGCTACAGGATTTAACTTCTGTTAATTtcctttttatttgtattttgtgctCAGGATGGGCATTAGCTGGTGGGTGAGTGGCTTTTGGCGAGCAACTTGTGGTTTATGGAGGTTAGGACCCATTTTTTCGGTGCTCTGTTTGTTAGTGAATGGTTGCATTTTGGCTCAACTTAAGTATTGGGCTGGTTCAAAGAAAAGTTGGCAATGCGAACTGGAGACTATATGCATCCAGTAGTGTCTGGAGACTAGTTCATATATAGTCACAAACCAAAGAAAGTAAAGCTTATTTTGGTATATGCCCAAAGTAGCACGGAAGAAAAGACTAAGATAGGTTGGAATGTTATAGTTTTGAAGTGTGTTTGTAAAACCAGCAaatgtgaatggggggggggggggggggggctagcggtGGTGACACAGACGTGTAGGACAGTCCAAGATACAGGTTGGGTCTGAAACTGAGATTGGCTGTTCACTTGCAGCAATAATTTTTAAAATGACAGCTTCAAAAAGTTGGTTGAGTATTTTCAGAAAGTTTAAATTTTTGAGACTGGAGTTAGAAGATGCCTACTCTAAAGACTGCATAACACACACTAAACTTCTATGAATGAAAACTGTTTCCCAAATGAAGTAGTGTGTGCccacaaagatacttgcaaacagaatgtcagcaGCATATTATACCCAAAAGAGTACTGTCATCAATGTGTAACTGCCAGTGTCTTTTTGTAACATACTGTTCATATGTATACTCAGTTCTTTAAGTATGGAATTCttttctgcaaaaaatatatacaaaatatgAACGTAGTTTACAAATTACTGAACAGAGCCATAAGAACAGTAACTAAAAATGGTAATTGAGctaattgtaaagatctgttcaaaacacttggGAGCTTAGGTACACTGTGTGGGTATATTTCTCAATATTAGAAACTTAATCACCTATGCACATTAAAAATGACTTTCATCattattgcacaaacagctctgaCCACGACCACATAACAGATCTTGATTTAACTcgcatttaccaagaaagaataaatgtATAGCTCATTACAGCATTTTCCAGCAAATAATATAACCATAGCTACAACAAACTgcacaacaggaaaattaaagagattactaaaacaaacttatttaaaaaggcagttaaaaactCTCTCTTGAGCAATACATTCTATACAATGAAGATTAGATAAGAAAAACTAGGAGTTTGgtgaaaatgtaacacaaataataaaaataatgatggtAATGATAATAAAATATCCATCATAACACTTTCACAACTTTCCCTTCTCTGAAGAACCTTATTCCCTAACCTCTGCAATGTTTAATAGTAACAGCATATCTCACTCATTATAGCAGGATGCTGACTGATTCTCAGATGAGACGCTGTAATGCATAATACAGAAACCAAATGTCACTATTGACCTGATGccagctgatagtgtgtgtagtgttacaTTATGAGGGTTGCTCCTGCCACAGCCAACTACCTATTCCATCCTTGTAAAACTAGACCTGTAAGCATCTAACTGCCTGTGTCTATTTTTTGTAGTTATTAAATTGCAATGCCATGACATgtccagtatccttgtaaaagCAATCTCTGTGAGTGTGtgtaggggtggggggagggaagggagaggATACTAATTGTGTCATTTGTACATTTGATCAGTAAATCCAGATCACAGCAATCACACAAACAAGTACGGTGGCACTCAATAACAGGGAGTATAATTGTGAGTAATGTGTTACACATAACTTTGCAGAATATTTTCGTTCGTGTTTTACTCAAGCAGGAACACTAGATTGTAACGTCTTGTTGTTGACGCCAGTCATTTCCTAAAGTGCTTGCAAACTGCCTCCCTAACTTTCAAGAACTGTTACGTGATGTTCTGTAATACAAAACAATCACTGTACTCCTTCCACAATGAACTTCACTTTTCCTATCTTAGTTCTCTATAAAACTAGTACTATATATTACCCGCCTGAAGTAGGACATTACAGGTACCACAACACTAATATTGACTTGCGCCACACCAAAGTAGTAAACTGAAGTTGTTTACTGAATACTTTATGTAATTTGACGGTGTAACTATAGACAGCTAGCATTAAAACGGGCGTAAACAGTTTGTATAGTGGTGATTTCAAGACATACTGTTACAGTTCACCAAAACTATGTTTTGTGGAGTTCGAATTTCGTGCTTTGCGAATGTGTGCGAGTAAAATAATGGCATACATAAAGTAATACCTTTTGCAGGCGATACATTTACAGAAAAAATGTTCGGCACGCTCCTGTCGCACACATTTCCAGTCGGCCATAACAATATACagcatttggataatttcttctcTTTGCAGATTAATAAAAGACTTCAAACTGTCTGTCTAATATTAAACATCTTGTCCGTTGAAAATGGAAACAATGCAGTAACTTCATTGCTATAAAAAACTGCACCATTTCTACGACACTGATAAGGCGAAACAGGTACAATAACTCCGTGAGTTACGCAAGTTAGCAACTAATCTCACAAAGCTGATGAACAATCATCACTACACTACGCCCTGTCAGCGAAAACAACTGTTCCTATGTTTTCATTTACTATCGCAACAATGAGGACAGCAAACCTCATCTCATCAAAGATGACATTGAAGATACCATCTCAAGTGTCAAATTAGAAGAACTAATTTTTCTTGGCACTTTAAATGACATTTAGATGCAAATATAGCATCAAAGATATGCTTCGAAATTCATTCTCGCTGTATTTTGGTATTTGATATACAATTGAAGGGACGTCTTTGTTTGTATTATGGGGTTTGCTCGGTATATATCCCCTTAAATACTGCTATGAAAATTGTATTGCGAAATAATCTACAGTCAGGTTGATATTAGTTCCCAGCTCatgatttttaatgtctgttcggCTAATTTGTTGAACTAATGGAGGTGGTATCTATACTCAAGTCAAACTAGGCTCTGTTGTGTTCTATGATCAAAGGTCGTGTTGTTTGATACATCTTTGCTCAACAACATGGCGTCGAAAGAGGtacgtgtttatgttttgtttttgtggAAAGGATGTGTGACATTTTCAGTAGAGACAGTATTTTTAATTGgttgaattaatttgaaaaggttaACTTGATAACATACAGATCAGTTTAGTTATTATAAGACGACCGGTTTGATTTATTATAGAGAGCAGAAGATCATCGAAGAAAGTGGGACCGCGATGAATATGAACGTTTGGCTGCAGAAAGAATACAGGAAGAATTGGAAGCACAAGAAAAAGCGAAGCAAAAACAGCCACCTATTAAACGAGACTTATTGCGGCAACGTGACTACCGAGTTGATTTAGAATCCAAATTAGGAAAGAGTGTAGTCATAACAAAAAACACTCCGTCGTCGCAAACAGGAGGGTATGCCTTCAGACATCTTACAAGCCCCGTTGCTGATATGTCATGCATCATTACTTAGttgatgtgtaatttcacatgtgttGACAGTATATTGACCTGTAATTCTTTGCAGGTACTACTGTAATGTGTGTGATTGTGTTGTGAAAGATTCCATTAACTTCCTAGACCACATAAATGGAAAGAAACGTAAGTGACTGTCTACtaattgtaattgtgtaaattgctAGCATGTTTCATTTTTTCTGTTCTGCTTTTTTTAATAACAGTAATCAATATTACTTATCTTGCAACCAGACTATAAGGAAGTGATAGTGGAGTAATGACTGAGCAGAAATAAGTGTCATAGTTTTTCGTTATTGATGGATTCACACCAATCAGTAAAGAATAGATCTCAATTAGTATACATTGATCTATGCAAAATCATATTGACCAGCTGCAATGTAGTCAGGAGCCCTCACGTGTTTGCTATGGATTCAGTCATGCATACAATATAAAAACTGCCAAAACACAGTTGCATATGTGGAGTTCGTGCCAATTAAACCAATCTTTGTGTAAATAGTTAATTCATTTATAATATAATCTGTATGTTGATGTCAGTGTATCCTTTTCTTCTGGATTTTTTAGATATGCTCAGGAagccatacaactactttcatatTTAATCACGTGCATCCACATATATTGATCAGTTTCAAGACATGTCATTTCAGGAGAACCATATTTAATAGGTGACACAACAGACACTAGGCCCATATCCAAGAGAATTTGTGGTTATCCACTAACTCCCAGAAGTGTGTGAAAATTctctaatgaataaaaactctatacttcTGGAAGAACCACTACTGCTTTGTGAATGCCTAAGGATGTGATGATTTATTTCATGTACTTATTCATCATTTAGCACAACAGTACAGGACCGCTTATCTAACAGAACTTTGTTACTAACAGTATTAAAAGCATTAGAAAGATCAAAATTAAGTTGGACTACAACACTGCTGTTTTTTTATACATGTAATCCTTTGTTGCTTTTCTGTACTTCAAATTGTTCAAAAGCCATGTTGATTACTACTCACTAACTTCTTGTTACTTAAGTGTACAGTTAATTTGTAAACCTGTAACCTTATTTGGCTCACACATTAACACACTTTGACACAGTTGATCATACAGTCCTAGTAAAGAAACTAGAGACTACTGGTGTTTGTGGACATGCAGCAAACTGGATAACATCATATCTAACAGGAGGCAATATGTAGCCATTAATAACTTATACAGATCAAAAGTTAGAAGCATTAAGTATggtgtacctcaaggatctgtaATGGGACTTGTTCTCTCcaatttatttgtgaataatatacaaacatgtgaaaatgaaatcaaaatacttaATGCATATGATATGACTGTGCTAAATGTTTCCAACGATTTGGAAGCACTTGAGCAAAATACATTCATATCAGTCAGTAGTACAGCACAATGGCTCTCTGAAAATAAGTTAATTATTAATGTGAAAAAAAACTATGCACATGgtcttcaaaaataaacaaaaaaagaacatATGGATGTTTTCTTAGATTGAAAAGGACTGGAAGAAATAGCTTCGGTTAAGGTTTTGGGCATTCCAATAGACCCGAGCTAAATTGGAAACTGCAGATAAATACTGTTTCCAGTAAGCTAAGCTCTGTGAATGAAACAACTGGCTCAGTGTACTCACCGAGACCTTTTGTGCACTGTCTGTCATGGTTTTTTTGAACCATACATGCGATATGGAATCACAGTGTGGAGTAACTCAACCATCACAAGAATGAAGagaatattcacattacagaagcaATCCATTCAAATTATATTGAAAAAGAATCATGTAAAAGTTGTTTCAAAGAACTAAACATTCTAACATTTCCATCATTGTATATATTTAAGAccattgtgagtgcattacgtgatCTGACAAAACTTGATACTAATGAGACTGTACGTACACACAACACAAAGAACAGAGAACAACTGCGGTGCATTCCACATAGACTTAAGATTTTTGAAACAGGGCCCAAATATTCTGGCATCAAGTTAATACAAGTGATGCCAAGGGAATTAAAAGACCTCAAAACTGAGAAAATGTTCCCCACAACTCTAAAAAAGTTTCTGATACAAGAGAATTTTATAGTGTAGCAAACAGTGATCAAAAGTTCATCCTGTGAGTGATAAATCTCACACATCATAAAAAGAACTagcaacagaaatcagtgttaAAGAAATTAACTATAATTAGAAACCACTGATGTATAATATAAGCTAATTATATCTcacaaaatgctttttttttttatcaaaaatgagagcagcaggaagtgcaaagtggctaagcagggatggctagaggacaaatgtaaggatgtagaggcttatctcactaggggtaagatagataccgcccacaggaaaattaaagagaccttttgagaaaagagaaccgcttgtatgaatatcaagggctcagatggaaacccagttctaagcaaagaagggaaagcagaaaggtggaaggagtatatagagggtctatacaagggcgatgtacttgggacaatattatggaaatggaagaggatgtagatgaagatgaaatgggagatacgaaactgcgtgaagagtttgacagagcactgaacgacctgagtcgaaacaaggccccgggagtagacaacattccattagaactactgacagccttgggagagccagtcctgacaagatgagtgagcaagatttatgagacaggcgaaatacactcagacttcaaaaagaatataataattccaatcccaaagaaagcaggtgttgacagatgtgaaaattaccaaactatcagtttaataagtcacagctgcaaaatactaaaccgaattatttacagacgaatggaaaaactggtagaagccgacctcggggaagatcagtttggattccgtagaaatgttggaacacgtgaggcaatactgaccttacgacttatcttgttgttgttgttgttatcttcagtcctgaaactggtttgatgcagctctccatgctaatctatcgtgtgcaagctccttcatctcccagtacctactgcaacctacatccttctgaatctgcttagtgtattcatctcttggtctccctctacgatttttaccctccacactgccctccaatactaaattggtgatccctcgatgtctcataacatgtcctaaaaactgatcccttcttctagtcaagttgtgccacaagctcctcttctccccaattctattcaatacctcctcattagttacgtgatccacccacctaatcttcaacattcttctgtagcaccacatttcaaaagcttctattctcttcttgtccaaactatttatcgcccatgtttacttccatacatggctacactccataaaaatactttcagaaacgacttcctgacacttaaatctatactagatgttaacaaatttttcttctacagaaactctttccttgcaattgccagtctacattttatatcctctctacttcgaccatcattagttattttgctccccaaatagcaaaactcctttacttctataagtgtctcattttctaatctaattccctctgcatcaccctacttaattcgactacattccattatccttgtttccttttgttgatgttcatcttatatcctcctttcaagacactgtccattccattcaactgctcttccaagtcctttgctgtctctgacagaattacaatgtcattggcgaacctcaaagtttttatttcttctccatggattttaatacctactccgaacgtttcttttgtttcctttattgcttgctcaatatacagattgaataccattggggagaggctggcaatagcaaggaaagcgtttctgaagaagagaaatttgttaacatcgagtatagatttaagtatcaggaagtcgtttctgaaactatttgtatggagtgtagccatgtatggaagtgaaacatggacaatgaatagtttggacaagaagagaatagaagctttcggaatgtggtcctacagaagaatgttgaagattagatgggtagatcacataactaatgaggaggtat
The genomic region above belongs to Schistocerca americana isolate TAMUIC-IGC-003095 chromosome 7, iqSchAmer2.1, whole genome shotgun sequence and contains:
- the LOC124623163 gene encoding zinc finger matrin-type protein 2, yielding MASKERAEDHRRKWDRDEYERLAAERIQEELEAQEKAKQKQPPIKRDLLRQRDYRVDLESKLGKSVVITKNTPSSQTGGYYCNVCDCVVKDSINFLDHINGKKHQRNLGMTMRVERSSLDQVKKRFELNKRKLEEKKKDYDIEQKMKELREEEEKLREYRKEKRKEKRRKLDEDTDTTPSSELAAIMGFSGFGSSKK